One window from the genome of Osmerus mordax isolate fOsmMor3 chromosome 19, fOsmMor3.pri, whole genome shotgun sequence encodes:
- the alg8 gene encoding probable dolichyl pyrophosphate Glc1Man9GlcNAc2 alpha-1,3-glucosyltransferase isoform X2: MAAPMDESGSWFPALALGVSFLKCLLINAYHSTDFEVHRNWLAITHSLPVSKWYYENTSEWTLDYPPLFAWFEYGLSHVAQHFDKEMLVVQNLAYASSATVLFQRLSVIVTDIVFIYAVRECCRTVRQNRSSRDVLVQPSFILAALLLWNFGLLVVDHIHFQYNGFLFGVLLLSIARHLQARHLEGALLFAVLLNLKHIYLYVAPAYGIFLLRSFCFTQDNTDGSLRWSSFSPVRLVALGSMVVSVFALSFGPFIAMGQLPQVLSRLFPFKRGLCHAYWAPNVWALYNGLDKVLSVLGVRLKLLDVKKLPEASMTGGLVQEFQHSVLPSISPSITLICTLASVLPAVVSIWRRPRGARGFLRCLVVCALSTFMFGWHVHEKAILIAILPLSILAVESREDARIFLMLATTGHYSLFPLLFTPAELPVKLLLMLLFTLYSFSSLRTLFSGQGPLLHLLEASYLLGLSAVEIICEILYPLSPWQQTLPFVPLLVTSVYCSVGVAYSFLLLYQSLLRRPSDKHKRL; the protein is encoded by the exons ATGGCGGCCCCCATGGATGAAAGTGGGAGTTGGTTCCCTGCATTGGCGCTTGGAGTTTCTTTCTTAAAATGTCTTTTGATAAACGCATA TCATTCCACGGACTTCGAGGTGCATAGAAACTGGCTCGCCATCACACATAGTTTACCAGTGTCCAAGTGGTATTATGAG AATACCTCAGAGTGGACCCTGGACTACCCTCCCCTCTTTGCCTGGTTTGAATATGGCCTGTCCCATGTCGCCCAGCACTTTGACAAGGAGATGCTGGTGGTGCAGAACCTGGCCTACGCCAGCTCTGCCACGGTCCTCTTCCAGAGACTCTCGGTCATCGTAACCGACATTGTCTTCATCTACGCTGTCAGAGA GTGCTGCAGAACGGTCCGTCAGAACAGGAGCTCCAGGGATGTTCTGGTGCAGCCCAGTTTCATCCTGGCAGCTCTGCTGCTCTGGAACTTCGGCCTCCTTGTTGTCGATC ATATTCATTTCCAGTACAATGGTTTCTTGTTTGGTGTTCTGCTACTGTCCATCGCAAGACATTTACAG GCCAGACATCTGGAGGGAGCGCTGCTTTTTGCAGTCCTGTTGAACCTGAAACACATCTACCTGTATGTGGCTCCAGCGTACGGCATCTTCCTGCTGAGGAGCTTCTGTTTCACCCAGGACAACACTG ACGGCTCGCTGAGGTGGAGCAGCTTCAGCCCCGTGCGCCTGGTGGCTCTGGGCAGCATGGTTGTCTCTGTCTTCGCTCTGTCGTTCGGTCCTTTCATAGCCATG GGCCAGCTCCCCCAGGTCCTGTCCAGACTCTTCCCCTTCAAGAGAGGTCTCTGCCACGCCTACTGGGCACCCAATGTCTGGGCCCTCTACAACGGGCTGGACAAGGTTCTGTCAGtcctgg GGGTGCGTCTCAAGCTGCTGGATGTGAAGAAGCTTCCAGAAGCCTCGATGACCGGCGGACTGGTGCAGGAGTTCCAGCACTCCGTCctgccttccatctctccctccatcaccctcatCTGCACTCTGGCATCCGTCCTG CCCGCGGTGGTGAGTATCTGGCGTCGTCCGCGCGGCGCCCGTGGGTTCCTGCGCTGCCTGGTGGTCTGCGCCCTCAGCACCTTCATGTTCGGCTGGCACGTCCACGAGAAGGCCATCCTCATCGCCATCTTGCCCCTCAG CATATTAGCGGtcgagagcagagaggatgctAGGATCTTCCTGATGCTGGCCACCACCGGACACTATTCTCTGTTCCCACTTCTCTTCACACCTGCAG AGCTGCCCGTCAAACTGCTGCTCATGCTGCTGTTCACCCTCTACAGCTTCTCCTCCCTGAGAACTCTCTTCAG tggCCAGGGCCCCCTTCTGCACCTTCTGGAAGCTTCCTATCTCCTGGGCCTTTCTGCCGTGGAGATCATCTGTGAGATTCTCTACCCTCTGTCGCCGTGGCAGCAGACCCTGCCCTTCGTGCCCCTGCTGGTGACGTCGGTGTACTGCTCCGTGGGCGTGGCctactccttcctcctcctctaccagtCCCTGCTGCGGCGGCcgtcagacaaacacaaacgccTGTGA
- the guca1d gene encoding guanylate cyclase activator 1d, whose product MGNHGSNLDDILAEDMHHWYNMFMRESPSGLITLFELKAILGLQGMTENANSYVDQVFFTFDMDGDGYIDFVEYIAAVSLMLKGEINQKLKWYFKLFDQDGNGKIDKDELETIFTAVQDITRNHDVTPEEIVSLIFTRIDVNGEGELTLEEFIEGAKGHPDIMEMLKKMMDLTPVLIIIVEGRQRGHQLGSPGRSKVTLQTSLLESSFLAAKRASLSLDCF is encoded by the exons ATGGGGAACCACGGGTCCAATCTGGATGATATCCTGGCCGAGGACATGCATCACTGGTACAACATGTTCATGAGGGAGTCTCCATCCGGCCTCATCACTCTGTTTGAGCTGAAGGCCATCCTGGGGCTGCAGGGCATGACCGAGAATGCCAACAGCTACGTGGACCAGGTGTTCTTTACCTTCGACATGGACGGG GATGGGTACATAGACTTTGTGGAGTACATCGCTGCCGTCAGTCTGATGCTGAAAGGAGAAATCAATCAGAAATTAAAGTGGTACTTCAAACTTTTCGACCAAGACGGGAACGGAAAGATTGACAAAGATGAACTGGAAACAATCTTCACG GCGGTTCAGGACATCACACGTAACCATGACGTCACCCCCGAGGAGATCGTGTCGCTCATATTCACGAGGATCGACGTGAACGGAGAAG GTGAGCTGACTCTGGAGGAGTTCATAGAGGGAGCGAAGGGACACCCTGACATCATGGAAATGCTGAAGAAGATGATGGACCTGACTCCTGTGCTCATCATCATCGTGGAGGGACGCCAG CGAGGTCACCAGCTGGGCTCCCctgggaggtcaaaggtcacgctGCAAACGTCCCTGCTGGAATCAAGCTTCCTGGCTGCCAAGAGAGCGAGCCTGTCCTTGGACTGCTTCTGA
- the ccdc90b gene encoding coiled-coil domain-containing protein 90B, mitochondrial — translation MARIRHLATILRSVSRQLHIGSPWGPRCLRELHFTAPVAAYDMRKVELIPLEQRKLTFDSHAMVIELENNGFQKNQAELIVSALVTLTTSNMDIVYKDMVTSAHQEIALQQIMAHLDSIRKDMVILEKSEFANLRSENAKMKTELDHIRSRLLEESQKIRAEAKLDINLERSRVTDLFTDQENKLMEASTEFHRKNADIDHDTMETNKKIDLEVASLKTILESLKLETIRYLAASVFACLAITLGFYRLWK, via the exons ATGGCCAGGATAAGGCACTTAGCAACTATTTTGCGGTCAGTTTCGCGGCAACTACATATTGGTAGTCCGTGGGGACCACGATGCTTGAGAG AGCTCCATTTTACAGCACCTGTTGCAGCTTACGACATGAGAAAAGTGGAGTTGATACCTCTCGAGCAAAGAAAACTGACGTTTGACTCGCATGCCATGGTCATAGAGTTGGAAAACAACG GGTTTCAAAAGAATCAAGCAGAGCTCATAGTATCAGCGCTAGTGACTTTGACAACATCAAACATGGATATTGTATACAAGGACATGGTGACCTCAGCCCATCAG GAGATCGCGCTGCAGCAGATCATGGCGCACCTGGACTCCATCCGGAAGGACATGGTGATCCTGGAGAAGAGTGAGTTTGCCAACCTGCGCTCCGAGAATGCG AAAATGAAAACCGAACTGGACCATATAAGAAGCAGGTTACTG GAAGAAAGTCAGAAGATCAgagctgaggccaagctggacaTCAACCTGGAGAGAAGCAGAGTCAcagatctg TTTACCGACCAAGAGAACAAGCTGATGGAGGCCAGCACAGAGTTCCACAGGAAG AACGCAGACATCGATCACGACACAATGGAGACCAATAAGAAGATCGACCTCGAGGTTGCGTCCCTGAAAACCATCCTGGAGTCCCTGAAGCTGGAGACTATTCGCTACCTTGCAG CGTCTGTTTTTGCCTGTCTGGCCATAACTTTGGGGTTCTATCGACTTTGGAAGTGA
- the alg8 gene encoding probable dolichyl pyrophosphate Glc1Man9GlcNAc2 alpha-1,3-glucosyltransferase isoform X1, with product MAAPMDESGSWFPALALGVSFLKCLLINAYHSTDFEVHRNWLAITHSLPVSKWYYENTSEWTLDYPPLFAWFEYGLSHVAQHFDKEMLVVQNLAYASSATVLFQRLSVIVTDIVFIYAVRECCRTVRQNRSSRDVLVQPSFILAALLLWNFGLLVVDHIHFQYNGFLFGVLLLSIARHLQQARHLEGALLFAVLLNLKHIYLYVAPAYGIFLLRSFCFTQDNTDGSLRWSSFSPVRLVALGSMVVSVFALSFGPFIAMGQLPQVLSRLFPFKRGLCHAYWAPNVWALYNGLDKVLSVLGVRLKLLDVKKLPEASMTGGLVQEFQHSVLPSISPSITLICTLASVLPAVVSIWRRPRGARGFLRCLVVCALSTFMFGWHVHEKAILIAILPLSILAVESREDARIFLMLATTGHYSLFPLLFTPAELPVKLLLMLLFTLYSFSSLRTLFSGQGPLLHLLEASYLLGLSAVEIICEILYPLSPWQQTLPFVPLLVTSVYCSVGVAYSFLLLYQSLLRRPSDKHKRL from the exons ATGGCGGCCCCCATGGATGAAAGTGGGAGTTGGTTCCCTGCATTGGCGCTTGGAGTTTCTTTCTTAAAATGTCTTTTGATAAACGCATA TCATTCCACGGACTTCGAGGTGCATAGAAACTGGCTCGCCATCACACATAGTTTACCAGTGTCCAAGTGGTATTATGAG AATACCTCAGAGTGGACCCTGGACTACCCTCCCCTCTTTGCCTGGTTTGAATATGGCCTGTCCCATGTCGCCCAGCACTTTGACAAGGAGATGCTGGTGGTGCAGAACCTGGCCTACGCCAGCTCTGCCACGGTCCTCTTCCAGAGACTCTCGGTCATCGTAACCGACATTGTCTTCATCTACGCTGTCAGAGA GTGCTGCAGAACGGTCCGTCAGAACAGGAGCTCCAGGGATGTTCTGGTGCAGCCCAGTTTCATCCTGGCAGCTCTGCTGCTCTGGAACTTCGGCCTCCTTGTTGTCGATC ATATTCATTTCCAGTACAATGGTTTCTTGTTTGGTGTTCTGCTACTGTCCATCGCAAGACATTTACAG CAGGCCAGACATCTGGAGGGAGCGCTGCTTTTTGCAGTCCTGTTGAACCTGAAACACATCTACCTGTATGTGGCTCCAGCGTACGGCATCTTCCTGCTGAGGAGCTTCTGTTTCACCCAGGACAACACTG ACGGCTCGCTGAGGTGGAGCAGCTTCAGCCCCGTGCGCCTGGTGGCTCTGGGCAGCATGGTTGTCTCTGTCTTCGCTCTGTCGTTCGGTCCTTTCATAGCCATG GGCCAGCTCCCCCAGGTCCTGTCCAGACTCTTCCCCTTCAAGAGAGGTCTCTGCCACGCCTACTGGGCACCCAATGTCTGGGCCCTCTACAACGGGCTGGACAAGGTTCTGTCAGtcctgg GGGTGCGTCTCAAGCTGCTGGATGTGAAGAAGCTTCCAGAAGCCTCGATGACCGGCGGACTGGTGCAGGAGTTCCAGCACTCCGTCctgccttccatctctccctccatcaccctcatCTGCACTCTGGCATCCGTCCTG CCCGCGGTGGTGAGTATCTGGCGTCGTCCGCGCGGCGCCCGTGGGTTCCTGCGCTGCCTGGTGGTCTGCGCCCTCAGCACCTTCATGTTCGGCTGGCACGTCCACGAGAAGGCCATCCTCATCGCCATCTTGCCCCTCAG CATATTAGCGGtcgagagcagagaggatgctAGGATCTTCCTGATGCTGGCCACCACCGGACACTATTCTCTGTTCCCACTTCTCTTCACACCTGCAG AGCTGCCCGTCAAACTGCTGCTCATGCTGCTGTTCACCCTCTACAGCTTCTCCTCCCTGAGAACTCTCTTCAG tggCCAGGGCCCCCTTCTGCACCTTCTGGAAGCTTCCTATCTCCTGGGCCTTTCTGCCGTGGAGATCATCTGTGAGATTCTCTACCCTCTGTCGCCGTGGCAGCAGACCCTGCCCTTCGTGCCCCTGCTGGTGACGTCGGTGTACTGCTCCGTGGGCGTGGCctactccttcctcctcctctaccagtCCCTGCTGCGGCGGCcgtcagacaaacacaaacgccTGTGA